Part of the Sodalinema gerasimenkoae IPPAS B-353 genome is shown below.
AACCCATCACAATAACGCACCACCTCCTCCGCAAAAGGAACCAACGCCGGATTCTCCAAACGCCACTCATTCACCAACAAGGAAATTTGGTGCAAATTACCCTGTAACAGCCAAGACTGCAACACCCGTACCTGCTCCTCCGTCGGACCATCCGTTTCCACGATTGCCATCTCAGACTTAACCACCTCCGACGAAACTTCCTCATAGGACCAGTGATAGCCCAACACCTGCGACAGTACAGCCACCAACTTATCCCGGCTGAGCGGCTTCGTCAGGAAGCCATCCGCCCCCCCCTCCAACGCCGCCAATTGGTCACCCTCAAAGGCACTCGCCGAACACACCACCCATTTCAACTCAGGATTGTCCCGCTGCCAGGCCCAAAACTGCCGCAGTGACTCATCCTCACCCTGCCGTCCCTCAATAATCGCAAACGACAACATCCAATCCACAAACACCAAATCCGGCCCCTCAGCCCCTAGCCCCGACTCCCCAGCCAGAATCACAGCACAGCCCAACTCCCCTAACCAATCCTGCAACAGACGGGAACTATACTCCTGGCGTTCCAGAACCCCCACCCGTGGCACCACAGACCCCTCCAGGGCGATCGCCCGTCGACCGGAAGCTTGCCGCCGCAGGGGATTTGCCGCAGTTTCTTGGCCATTCTCCACCCGTTCCAACGGAATCATAAACGAGAAGACACTACCCCGCCCTGGGTGACTTTCCACCTGCAAACGTCCCCCCATCTTCTCCACTAAATAAGAAGAAATCGCCAATCCTAACCCCGCGCCCTCTCGGTGTTTCTCTCCCTGGCCCACCTGTTGGAACGGTTGGAAAATCCGCCCCATCTCCGCCACCGTCATCCCCACTCCCGTATCCGCCACCCGGAAATCCAGGAAAACCCGTTGCCGGTAGGGAATGACTCCATCCCCCTCCCGAGACTCCTCCATCTCCCCATTGTCCCCTTCACAGGGGCCCTCACACAACTCCTCACAGGGCGGTGTTACGCGCGTCACCCGCAACGCCACCGTTCCCCAATCCGTAAACTTAATGGCATTACTTAAGAGGTTGAACAGCACCTGTCGTAAACGGTGTTCATCCCCCCGCACAAACGTCGGCAGTTGAGAATCAAACTCACAGTCGAGGCGTAGCCCCTGTTGCTGCGATCGCAGACGAAACAGCCGTTCAATCCCCTGCAACACCCTCAATAACTCAAACTCCCCCAATTGCAGTTCAAATTGACGGGCTTCGATTTTAGACAAGTCCAAAATATCCTCAATCAGCATCCGCAGATGCGTCCCACAGTCAGAAATCGTCGCTAAGGCCTGGGCTGGACTGACCCGTTTCGCCTCCGTCGGCGACAACAGATCCCGTTGCAACAAATCCACATAGCCGAGAATCCCATTCAGAGGCGTTCGTAACTCATGGCTGAGGGTCGCCAAGAACTCACTTTTGGCCCGGTTTGCATCCTCCGCCTGTTGTTTCGCCACCTGCAACGCCTGAGTGCGATCGCGCACCTTCTGTTCCAACTCCTGGGAATACTCCAATAACCGTAAATGGGCAGCTTCGAGTTGAGCATGACTCCGTTGCAATTGCCAATGACGATAGCGATGGCTAACGATGACACTCACCGCCAACGTCGCCAACCCCGGAGAAATCACCGGAATCAACACACTATTCTGGAAACCCAGATAGCCCAATCCCCCCAACAGCAGCCAATAGAAGCCGACATGGAGCGTAAATAATAACCCCAGAGGCATTCTCTCCCCCAGGAATCCTTCGCCCAGCCCCCGCAGACCTGAAACTTCATTTTTGGGCCAACGGCTCCCCCTGCCCCATCTCAAGAGCCAATGGAAGCTACCCGTCGCCAGCAGAGTCCAGACCCCAATCCAGAGACCCTCCTGAAGCACCGTCCCCACCCGCAACAGCCCCCGGCCATCCAACGCCGCCGCCAGCAGTTGACTGGTCATCTGGGCCTGAAGCTCCACCCCACTCATGGCCTGGGGACCCAATCCATAGGGAGTTCCAAAAAAGTCCTTACCACTAACCGCTGTGCTGCCAATCAAGACCAGGCGATCGCGCAACTGCTCCTGAGGCACTCGCCCATCGAGTAAATCTGCGAACCGTACCCGCCGGAACGTCTGGGGGGCCCCGAGGCGATAGTTGAGAAAAATCTGATAGCCCCCCTCCATCCGTTCTGAATAGCCCCCCATGTGGCGGGGTAGGGGCCGTAAATGAGCCTGCCCGAGAGTATAACAACTCACACAGCGTGAAGACGGCTCCAGACTCACCCCTTGCTCCCGCAGATAATCCAGAGCCAAACGGGTACTCAGGGTCATCCGCACCTCCCCCTCCAGGCTCACGGACACCAACACCCGTCGTACAATCCCATCCTGGTCCTCCAGCACATCCGCCAGAGCCACCTGTCCCCGTTCCTGCAACAGAGGCGGCGGGGCTACCGTATCTCCCAGAGCCTTCTCAATGCCAATCAGATGGGAGGTTTCAGCAAATAAACGTTGTAAGCGAGCCTGACCAGGTTCCTGGGGAATATCCCGATAAATATCCAAACCAATCAGCCGAGGTCGGGCTTCGAGTAGGCGTTCTAGAGCCTGAGTTAGCATCTCATCCGACAGAGGTAACTCCCCCATCTGCCGAATATCCGCCTCCGTAATCTCCACAATCACCACCCGTTCATCCAGGGGTTCCGGGGCACGCCAGCGCATCCAGCGATCGAGTAGGCCCCGTTCCAGGGAACCCAAGCCCCCCACCCCAGCCAACAAACTCACCAACAGGGCAATGGGCAACGCCGTTTGTAGCCACCCCCACCCATGACGATATAACCAATAACAAATCCGAGGCCCACCCCCCCGTCGTCCCCCCGAGGGAGTTCGAGAGAGGGGAGAGCCTCCCGGAGAGGAAGAGCCTCTCCCATCAGATGTCCTTAACGAAGACTGAAGCGATCGCTCAGCAGAGTCAGAAAACGGAGATCGCGCCATGCGGCTGCTAGGGAGTCTAAATAAACATCAGCGTCCCCCACCCGCAAACGCGCCCGACTTCCCGCCCCAGAAGAATCTCCAGGAGTATCGTCATTTGGCGGGTTTGGAATCGTTTCCGAGTAGAGCAATGGAGTAGAAGTCAGCCCAGCCAGCGAGCGAGTCAAGCCCTCCGACATTAAAGCCAACGAGATGCACCCAATCACCGCGACGGTGACAGACTGATGGCGAATATACATATAGTGTAACCCTGATTGTTCGATGCACGTGGAAGAGGAGAAGAAGGCAGCAGGCAGTAGGCAGTAGGGGGGAGATGTAGGGGCGTACCCTTGTGGTCGGTGAGCGATAGCCGAACCGTGGTCGCCCTCTCCGGTGGTCGCCAGCTAGCTACCACATCCTACTACGCCTGTCAAGCAAATCACCTGACCCCTTCACCCCTAGTGTAATCCAAACAAATTGATGTCCCCAGGAGATCGCCCCCCCGACGGCCCACCACCAACCCCACCACCAACTCCACCACCAACCCCACCACCAACCCGGTATCCTAGAGACCCCCCGTTTCCCAGCCACCAACGAACCCCAAAATCCCCCCTACTGCCTACTGCCTACTGCCTTCTTCCCCTACTGCCTACTGCCTAGGGCGACCACAAGGGTGCGCTACGTCTTTTCTATTCCCTGTTCCCTGTTCCCTGTTCCCTTCTTCCGGGAACAATCCCCAACCCCACGGAGACTAATAAAACAGACAGCCGTACCAATCTTCCCCAGCAACACCTAGACAACATTGGCATTTATGCGGTAAATTGGCGACTGTTATGCGTACAGCGAAACTGAGACCAAACCCGTACCTGCCCGCAAAGGTACACAACGCAAACAAGTAAGCGAAGAGGAGCAGTCAGTGACTAATCTAGAGAATAACGACGAAGTAATGATGAAATCACCAAACCCGGTGATTCTCAGCGAAAACGGTGAAGAGCATCTCAGCACCCAAGTTGAAGAAGTCTGGGGTCGCGATGGCAACGACACCATCATCGGTGCCCTAAACTCCGTTGAACCCGGTAGCACCCTGTTAGGGAATGCCGGAGATGACTACATCCGTAGCCGAGGCATTGGAGACCGGGTCTTCGGCGGTCGCGGTGCAGACACCATCGTCAACGATAACGGTCAAGCCCTAATCTACGGTGACCTAGGAAGTGACTACCTCCTAGCCCGAGAAAGCCGAACCACCCTATTCGGCGGTCGTAGCTTCGGTGAAGCCACCGCAGAAGAAGGTAAAAACACCCTCGTCTCCCAAGGCGGCAAAAACATCCTGATGGGGGGTGGTGGTAACGACTACCTGATTGGGGAAGCCGGTGAGGACACCATGGCCGGTGGTGACGGTGATGACACCGCCATTGGCGGTCTGCGGGGTCAAAGCTTTATCTTTGGTAACAAAGGAGCAGACTACCTCCTCACCCGCAGCACCGGTAAAGGTGACACCCTCTTCGGTGGTCAAGGCAACGACAAGCTGATTGTTGATGCTAGCAGTACCGCTGAAGCCCCCCACCTCTTCGGAGGAGTAGGTGACGACAGCCTCATGGTTGCCGGGTCTGATGGCAAGGTTAACGGCGCCATTCTCGTCGGTGACGTCAACCCCGACGGTAGCTTTGGCGGCTCCGACGGCGACGAAGGAAATAACTACCTCTTCGCCGAATCCGGTAAAAATCATCAACTCTTCGGCAACTCCGGTAACGACACCCTGAGTGTTGGAGTCAACATTGGTGTAGGCGTTTCCCTCTTCGGCGGTCGTGGTGACGACATGCTCATGGGTGGAACCGATGGCTCTGTCGAAGGATTAAAAGCCTTCGGCGACAAAGGCAACGACACCCTTATGTTCACCGGTAGCGACTCTGAGTTCTGGGGCGACAATCCCTTCATCAGCAGTGGCTTCGGTGATAACGTCATTCAGGTCACTGGGGTCAAGAACATCCTCCGGGGTGGCAATACCCTGCAAGGAGCTGACAGTGGTGTTGACATCCCTGAGTCTGAGCTAGGCAACAACCGAATTGTCGCCATCGCTCCCGAAGGCTTTGAAGGCTCAACCGCGAACCAACTCATCGGTGGAGCGGGGAATGACACCCTCGATGCCGGCAGCAGTGGTGCGGGCGATACCCTCATCGGTGGTCCCGATGGTGGGAAAGGCAACAACACCTACATCTTTGGTCCCGGTCAGAAGATTGTCCAAGACACCATTGGCGTCAACACCTACTTCGCACGTGATGTCTTTGACACCGAAGTCACCGTTCGCGGTGTGGACAGCATCGCTGGAAACGGTCAGTTCCTCATTGAAGGCGACATTAACCAAAACGTCACCGCGCTGAAAACCGGTGGTGTCCGTACCGGTGCGGGGAATGACCGCATTGTTCTGGAAAATGCTGTTGGTCTCACCGACGGTGGTTCCGGAGACGACCTATTCCAACTCGGAGCAGTTGGCGCCACCTACACCAACCTCTCCGGTAAAGTGGTTGAGAACCCCGAAGCCACCGTCCTCGGCGGTGCGGGTGATGATCAGATTACCATCAATGGAACTGATGGGGTCGGTGAAAATGCTACCGTTGATGGCGGCCTTGGCAATGACACTATTGAGGTTACTAATGCTAGTGCAACCGTTAAAGGAGCCATCTTTGGTGGCGAAGGGAATGACTCAATTTCCTTCACCAACCTAGGTAAAACCGGCAAAATCGATGGTGGCGGTGGTGCTGATACCATTATTGGTACGGGCAAAATTGCTGGTGAAATCATCGGTGGCGGTAAAGATAATGTCTTCCGCTTCAACGGTGCTAGCCTGTTCGGCGGTGCCAAAATTACCACTGGTGCTGGCGATGAGAACGTGATTCTCACCAATGTTGCGGTTGGCTCTGATGATGGCGATGGTGTCATCGAAATTAAAGGAGGAGCTGGCAACAACCTGTTGGGTGTTAGCTACCAAACGGGAACTAGTGCAACCACCTTCTCGGGGTCAGACAGCGCACGCTTCTCCATCGACGGCGTTGGGGGCGATCGTAACATCCTGCAAGGGGGTAAGTATGGTGACGTTATCAAAGCTGGTGGTGGCGGCGACTTCCTCTATGGTGGAAGTTCTGCAATTTTCGCGACTCATGCAGACAAACTGATACAAGGCGGTAGTATTCTTGCGACCCAAGCCCTCAAGATTGGTGATGGTGACCAACTCATTGGGGGAGCTGGAAAGGATACCTTCTACTTTGGTGGACTTGCTGAGACTGGTGCTATCCAGGGTGTGATTGGTGACACTGGCAGCTTTGCCAGTGCTGACGGTATTACCTTCGATGGAGCAGAGACAGCCATCATTGGTGTAGGTACTGCTCCTTCTGTCGATGCAAACACTACAATTGCTCAGGTTCAGCTTGGCCAGGTACCTGCAGCTGGTCT
Proteins encoded:
- a CDS encoding CHASE2 domain-containing protein, whose protein sequence is MARSPFSDSAERSLQSSLRTSDGRGSSSPGGSPLSRTPSGGRRGGGPRICYWLYRHGWGWLQTALPIALLVSLLAGVGGLGSLERGLLDRWMRWRAPEPLDERVVIVEITEADIRQMGELPLSDEMLTQALERLLEARPRLIGLDIYRDIPQEPGQARLQRLFAETSHLIGIEKALGDTVAPPPLLQERGQVALADVLEDQDGIVRRVLVSVSLEGEVRMTLSTRLALDYLREQGVSLEPSSRCVSCYTLGQAHLRPLPRHMGGYSERMEGGYQIFLNYRLGAPQTFRRVRFADLLDGRVPQEQLRDRLVLIGSTAVSGKDFFGTPYGLGPQAMSGVELQAQMTSQLLAAALDGRGLLRVGTVLQEGLWIGVWTLLATGSFHWLLRWGRGSRWPKNEVSGLRGLGEGFLGERMPLGLLFTLHVGFYWLLLGGLGYLGFQNSVLIPVISPGLATLAVSVIVSHRYRHWQLQRSHAQLEAAHLRLLEYSQELEQKVRDRTQALQVAKQQAEDANRAKSEFLATLSHELRTPLNGILGYVDLLQRDLLSPTEAKRVSPAQALATISDCGTHLRMLIEDILDLSKIEARQFELQLGEFELLRVLQGIERLFRLRSQQQGLRLDCEFDSQLPTFVRGDEHRLRQVLFNLLSNAIKFTDWGTVALRVTRVTPPCEELCEGPCEGDNGEMEESREGDGVIPYRQRVFLDFRVADTGVGMTVAEMGRIFQPFQQVGQGEKHREGAGLGLAISSYLVEKMGGRLQVESHPGRGSVFSFMIPLERVENGQETAANPLRRQASGRRAIALEGSVVPRVGVLERQEYSSRLLQDWLGELGCAVILAGESGLGAEGPDLVFVDWMLSFAIIEGRQGEDESLRQFWAWQRDNPELKWVVCSASAFEGDQLAALEGGADGFLTKPLSRDKLVAVLSQVLGYHWSYEEVSSEVVKSEMAIVETDGPTEEQVRVLQSWLLQGNLHQISLLVNEWRLENPALVPFAEEVVRYCDGFEVWRLRALLGMGERRGGTI
- a CDS encoding beta strand repeat-containing protein → MTNLENNDEVMMKSPNPVILSENGEEHLSTQVEEVWGRDGNDTIIGALNSVEPGSTLLGNAGDDYIRSRGIGDRVFGGRGADTIVNDNGQALIYGDLGSDYLLARESRTTLFGGRSFGEATAEEGKNTLVSQGGKNILMGGGGNDYLIGEAGEDTMAGGDGDDTAIGGLRGQSFIFGNKGADYLLTRSTGKGDTLFGGQGNDKLIVDASSTAEAPHLFGGVGDDSLMVAGSDGKVNGAILVGDVNPDGSFGGSDGDEGNNYLFAESGKNHQLFGNSGNDTLSVGVNIGVGVSLFGGRGDDMLMGGTDGSVEGLKAFGDKGNDTLMFTGSDSEFWGDNPFISSGFGDNVIQVTGVKNILRGGNTLQGADSGVDIPESELGNNRIVAIAPEGFEGSTANQLIGGAGNDTLDAGSSGAGDTLIGGPDGGKGNNTYIFGPGQKIVQDTIGVNTYFARDVFDTEVTVRGVDSIAGNGQFLIEGDINQNVTALKTGGVRTGAGNDRIVLENAVGLTDGGSGDDLFQLGAVGATYTNLSGKVVENPEATVLGGAGDDQITINGTDGVGENATVDGGLGNDTIEVTNASATVKGAIFGGEGNDSISFTNLGKTGKIDGGGGADTIIGTGKIAGEIIGGGKDNVFRFNGASLFGGAKITTGAGDENVILTNVAVGSDDGDGVIEIKGGAGNNLLGVSYQTGTSATTFSGSDSARFSIDGVGGDRNILQGGKYGDVIKAGGGGDFLYGGSSAIFATHADKLIQGGSILATQALKIGDGDQLIGGAGKDTFYFGGLAETGAIQGVIGDTGSFASADGITFDGAETAIIGVGTAPSVDANTTIAQVQLGQVPAAGLGFANAAFNVDTITGFQYAQGPDGDRIILQDGMFNVNVGDLAGTITTFQSRADGILFGRIVDETGAGFVAGSLQTVKNGSIQSEGVYRGDGSNGFAESFVLGGLDDENAAGGAGTAALDLINFNNNGRFFFDTRTGGMYLGDGSGASLITVLDGATVPNGGSASDIFSVENIDVASIGGDPGLQLF